Genomic window (Streptomyces sp. NBC_01431):
CGCTGGGCATAGGTCGTACACACCCGAGAATCGCACCCTTGTGCACCCCTGTGGGCAATGAAGCCCGCATACCCGGGTGTCCGCATGTTGGAAGGCACTATCCGGTTCCCGAGATACGTTCCATCATGTAACCTGCACGAAATTTCGCAGAGGGCCAACGTCGCCCCTCGGCTATGCCTCCCCAAGCTCCCTCCCCCAAGCGCTCGACTTCGTTCGAGCCGGGGGCCACAGGATCGAGCAGGGGAGACCCCAATGCCACAACGACGACGGGAGAGCCGATGCGTTCCGACGCCTGGTCGCCCATGGACGGTCGCCCCGCCCAGCAGGGGATGTACGACCCCCGTAACGAACACGACGCCTGCGGTGTCGGGTTCGTGGCCACCCTCACCGGTGTTGCCAGCCATGAGCTGGTCGAACAGGCGCTGACCGTACTGCGCAACCTCGAACACCGGGGTGCCACCGGCTCCGAGCCCGACTCCGGCGACGGCGCGGGCATCCTGCTCCAGGTCCCGGACGCCTTCCTCCGCGAGGTCACGGACTTCGAACTGCCCGAGACGGGCTCGTACGCGGTCGGCATCGGCTTCCTGCCGCTCGAAGAGACCGCCGAAGCCGTCTCACGGATCGAGACGATCGCCGGTGAAGAGGGCCTCACCGTGCTGGGCTGGCGCGAGGTCCCCGTGACGCCCGAGCTGCTCGGCAACGGCGCCCGCGCCACCATGCCCGCCTTCCGCCAGCTCTTCGTGAGCGACGGCAGCACGTCCGGGATCGCGCTCGACCGCAAGGCCTTCGTGCTGCGCAAGCGCGCCGAGCGGGAGGCCGGTGTCTACTTCCCGTCGCTCTCCGCCCGGACCATCGTCTACAAGGGCATGCTGACCACCGGCCAGCTGGAGCCGTTCTTCCCGGACCTCTCCGACCGCCGCTGCGCCACCGCCGTGGCCCTGGTGCACTCGCGGTTCTCCACCAACACCTTCCCGTCCTGGCCGCTGGCCCACCCGTACCGATTCGTCGCGCACAACGGCGAGATCAACACGGTCAAGGGCAACCGCAACTGGATGGTGGCCCGCGAGTCCCAGCTGGCCTCGAACCTCTTCAACTCCGGCGCCGGCAAGATCGACCGCATCTTCCCCGTCTGCACGCCCGACGCCTCCGACTCCGCGTCCTTCGACGAGGTGCTCGAACTCCTCCACCTCGGCGGCCGCTCGCTGCCGCACTCGGTGCTGATGATGGTCCCCGAGGCGTGGGAGAACCACGAGTCGATGGACCCGGCACGCCGTGCCTTCTACCAGTTCCACGCCACGATGATGGAACCGTGGGACGGCCCGGCCTGCATCACCTTCACCGACGGCACCCAGGTCGGCGCCGTCCTCGACCGCAACGGCCTGCGTCCGGGCCGGTACTGGGTCACCGACGACGGCCTCGTGGTCCTGTCCTCCGAGGTCGGTGTCCTCGACATCGACCCCGCGAAGGTCGTCCGCAAGGGCCGCCTTCAGCCCGGCAAGATGTTCCTGGTCGACACCGCCGAGCACCGCATCATCGAGGACGACGAGATCAAGGCGGCCCTCGCCGCCGAGAACCCGTACAAGGAGTGGCTGGAAGCCGGCGAGATCGAGCTGGAGGACCTGCCCGAGCGTGAGCACATCGTGCACACCCACGCCTCGGTCACCCGCCGCCAGCAGACCTTCGGCTACACCGAGGAAGAACTCCGCGTCATCCTCGCGCCGATGGCCCGCACCGGCGGCGAGCCGCTCGGCTCCATGGGTACGGACTCGCCGATCGCCGCGCTCTCCGAGCGCCCCCGGCTGCTCTTCGACTACTTCACCCAGCTCTTCGCGCAGGTCACCAACCCGCCGCTGGACGCGATCCGCGAGGAGCTGGTGACGAGCCTGCGCTCCACGCTCGGCCCGGCGAGCAACCTCCTGGAGCCGACGGCCGCCTCGTGCCGCACCGTCACGCTGCCCTTCCCGGTCATCGACAACGATGAGCTGGCGAAGCTGATACACATCAACGCCGACGGCGACATGCCGGGCATGAAGGCCGCCACGCTGTCGGGCCTGTACCGGGTCTCCGGCGGCGGTGACGCGCTGGCCGCCCGCATCGAAGCCATCTGCAAGGAGACCGACGCCGCGATCGAGGGCGGCGCCCGCCTGATCGTCCTGTCCGACCGGCACTCCGACGCCGAGCACGCGCCGATCCCGTCGCTGCTGCTCACCGCGGCCGTCCACCACCACCTCATCCGCACGAAGCAGCGCACCCAGGTGGGCCTGCTCGTCGAGGCCGGTGACGTGCGCGAGGTGCACCACGTCGCGCTGCTCATCGGGTACGGCGCCGCCGCGGTCAACCCGTACCTCGCCATGGAGTCCGTCGAGGACCTGGTCCGGGCCGGCACCTTCATCGAGGGCCTGGAGCCCGAGCAGGCCATCCGCAACCTGATCTACGCGCTCGGCAAGGGCGTCCTGAAGGTCATGTCCAAGATGGGCATCTCGACGGTCGCCTCCTACCGCGGCGCCCAGGTCTTCGAGGCCGTCGGTCTTGAAGAGGCCTTCGTGCAGAAGTACTTCATCGGTACGGCCACCAAGATCGGCGGCGCCGGTCTCGACGTCGTCGCCAAGGAGGTCGCCGCCCGGCACGCCAAGGCGTACCCCGCCTCCGGCGTCCCCTCCGCGCACCGCGCGCTGGAGATCGGCGGCGAGTACCAGTGGCGCCGCGAGGGCGAGCCGCACCTGTTCGACCCGGAGACGGTCTTCCGCCTGCAGCACGCCACGCGCACCAAGCGGTACGACATCTTCAAGAAGTACACGGACCGCGTGAACGAGCAGTCCGAGCGCCTGATGACGCTGCGCGGCCTCTTCGGCTTCAACTCCGACCGCCCGTCGATCTCCATCGACGAGGTCGAGCCGGTCTCCGAGATCGTCAAGCGCTTCTCGACCGGCGCCATGTCGTACGGCTCCATCTCGCGCGAGGCGCACGAGACGCTCGCCATCGCCATGAACCAGCTGGGCGGCAAGTCCAACACGGGTGAGGGCGGCGAGGACGCGGACCGCCTGTACGACCCGGCGCGCCGCTCCTCCATCAAGCAGGTCGCCTCCGGCCGCTTCGGCGTGACCAGCGAGTACCTGGTCAACGCGGACGACATCCAGATCAAGATGGCGCAGGGCGCCAAGCCCGGCGAGGGCGGCCAGCTGCCCGGCCACAAGGTCTACCCGTGGGTCGCCAAGACTCGGCACTCCACCCCGGGCGTCGGCCTCATCTCGCCGCCGCCGCACCACGACATCTACTCCATCGAGGACCTGGCTCAGCTGATCCACGACCTCAAGAACGCCAACCCGGCCGCCCGCATCCACGTGAAGCTGGTGTCCGAGGTCGGCGTCGGGACCGTGGCCGCGGGTGTCTCCAAGGCGCACGCGGACGTCGTCCTCATCTCCGGCCACGACGGCGGAACGGGCGCCTCGCCGCTGACGAGCCTCAAGCACGCGGGCGGACCCTGGGAGCTCGGCCTCGCCGAGACCCAGCAGACGCTGCTGCTCAACGGCCTGCGCGACCGCATCGTCGTGCAGACCGACGGCCAGCTCAAGACCGGCCGGGACGTGATCATCGCCGCGCTGCTCGGCGCCGAGGAGTTCGGTTTCGCGACCGCGCCGCTCGTCGTCTCCGGCTGCGTCATGATGCGCGTCTGCCACCTGGACACCTGCCCGGTCGGCATCGCCACCCAGAACCCGGTCCTGCGCGACCGCTTCTCGGGCAAGCCCGAATTCGTCGTGAACTTCTTCGAGTTCATCGCCGAAGAGGTCCGCGAGATCCTGGCCGAGCTCGGTTTCCGTACGATCGAGGAGGCCGTCGGCCACGCCGAACTCCTCGACACCGACCGGGCCGTGACGCACTGGAAGGCCCAGGGCCTCGACCTGGAGCCGCTCTTCTACGTGCCCGAGCTGCCCGAGGGCGCCGTGCGCCACGCGGTCATCGCTCAGGACCACGGCTTGGCGAAGGCGCTGGACAACGAGCTCATCAAGCTCGCCTCCGACGCCCTGGAGGCCGAGTCCGCCGAGGCCGCCCAGCCGGTCCGCGCCCAGATCGCGATCCGGAACATCAACCGGACCGTCGGCACCATGCTCGGCCACGAGGTCACGAAGAAGTTCGGCGGTGCGGGCCTGCCCGACGACACCGTCGACATCACCTTCACCGGCTCGGCCGGCCAGTCCTTCGGCGCCTTCCTCCCGAGCGGCGTGACGCTGCGCCTTGAGGGCGACGCCAACGACTACGTCGGCAAGGGCCTCTCCGGCGGCCGCGTCATCGTCCGCCCGGACCGGGGCGCCGACCACCTCGCCGAGTACTCGACCATCGCGGGCAACACCATCGCGTACGGCGCGACCGGCGGCGAGCTGTTCCTGCGCGGCCGCACCGGCGAGCGCTTCTGCGTCCGCAACTCGGGCGCCACCGTCGTCTCGGAGGGCGTGGGCGACCACGGTTGCGAGTACATGACGGGCGGCCGGGCGGTGGTCCTCGGCGAGACCGGCCGCAACTTCGCGGCGGGCATGTCCGGCGGCATCGCCTACGTGATCGACCTCGACCGGGACAACGTCAACTCCGGGAACCTGAACGCCATCGAGGCCCCGAGCGACACCGACAAGCAGTGGCTGCACGACGTCGTGCGCCGCCACTTCGAGGAGACCGGCTCGACGGTCGCCGAGAAGCTGCTCGCCGACTGGTCCGTGAACGCGGACCGTTTCAGCAAGATCATCCCGACCACGTACAAGGCAGTGCTCGCCGCCAAGGACGCCGCTGAGCTCGCCGGTCTCTCCGAGCAGGAGACCACCGAGAAGATGATGGAGGCGGCGACCAATGGCTGACCCCAAGGGCTTCCTGACCACCGGGCGCGAGGTCGCCAAGACCCGCCCGGTGGGCGAGCGCCTCAAGGACTGGAACGAGGTCTACGTTCCCGGTTCGCTGCTGCCGATCATCAGCAAGCAGGCCGGGCGCTGCATGGACTGCGGCATCCCGTTCTGCCACAACGGCTGTCCGCTGGGCAACCTGATCCCCGAGTGGAACGACTACGCCTACCGCGAGGACTGGTCGGCCGCCTCCGAGCGGCTGCACGCCACCAACAACTTCCCGGAGTTCACCGGGCGGCTGTGCCCGGCTCCCTGTGAGTCGGCGTGTGTGCTCGGCATCAACCAGCCCGCCGTCACCATCAAGAACGTCGAAGTCTCGATCATCGACAAGGCGTGGGACACGGGTGACGTCCGGCCGCAGGCGCCCGAGCGCCTGTCGGGCAAGACCGTCGCGGTCATCGGTTCGGGCCCGGCGGGCCTGGCCGCCGCCCAGCAGCTGACCCGGGCCGGACACACGGTCGCCGTGTACGAGCGCGCCGACCGCATCGGCGGTCTGCTGCGCTACGGCATCCCCGAGTTCAAGATGGAGAAGGTGCACATCAACCGCCGCATCGAGCAGATGCGCGCGGAGGGCACCAAGTTCCGCACCGAGGTCGAGATCGGCCGCGACATCGACGCCGCGAAGCTGCGCAAGCGTTACGACGCGGTCGTCATCGCGGCGGGCGCGACCGTCTCCCGTGACCTGCCGGTCCCCGGCCGCGAGCTGAACGGCATCCACTTCGCGATGGAGTACCTGCCGCTCGCCAACAAGGTGCAGGAGGGCGACTTCGTGGCGCCCCCGATCACCGCCGAGGGCAAGCACGTCGTCGTGATCGGTGGCGGTGACACCGGTGCGGACTGCGTGGGCACCGCCCACCGTCAGGGCGCGGCCTCGGTCACCCAGCTGGAGATCATGCCGCGGCCGGGCGACGAGCGTACGGCGGGCCAGCCGTGGCCGACCTTCCCGATGCTCTACAAGGTGACCTCCGCGCACGAAGAGGGTGGCGAGCGGGTCTACTCCGTCTCCACCACCCACTTCGAGGGCGACGAGGACGGCAACGTCCAGTTCCTGCACCTCGTGGAGGTCGAGTTCGTCGAGGGCAAGCTGACCCAGAAGCCCGGCACCGAGCGGAAGATCCCCGCCCAGCTGGTCACCCTCGCCATGGGCTTCACCGGCACCGACCAGGCCAACGGCCTCGTCCAGCAGTTCGGTCTCGAACTGGACGAGCGCGGCAACGTGGCCCGCGACGCGGACTTCGCGACCAACGTCGACGGCGTGTTCGTCGCCGGTGACGCGGGCCGCGGCCAGTCCCTGATCGTGTGGGCGATCGCCGAGGGCCGCTCGGCCGCCCGCGGCGTCGACCGCTTCCTGACCGGGGCGAGCGACCTGCCGGCCCCGATCCGCCCGACGGACCGCGCCCTCATGGTCTGAGGTCCGCCCCCCATAGACGTCCCGTACAAAGACGTGCGGAACTGAGCACGGCGCCTGCCCAACTGTCCCCGACCGGACGACAGGGCAGGCGCCGCGCGCGTTCCGGCCCGTCGGCGGACGCCCCTGTCGACTCTATTGACTAAAAGTCAATTCCGCTCCAGTCTCGGGACGAGCAGCCGTCCGTCACGGGGAGGTCCCGTGAGCAACGAAGCGCTGGCGCGGTTGAGTACGGAGCTGAGGGCCGCGCCCCCCAAGAGCCTCACCGAGCTGAGGGAGTGTCAACTCGCGCCGGGGTCCTCGCCGAACGCGGCGACCACCTCACCATGGGCCGGTTCGTGAGCCATCTGCGTGACTCGGCGCTGACCCGCATCCTGCCCCAGGTCGACGACGCCGTCGTGCTGCGCACCGGATTCGCCATCGACCGGCCCCAACGCCTGGGCAGGATCATCAAGTTGATGGGCCCGGAGCGGCTCACCCGGGTCGTCGCCTCGGCCGCCGACGGACTATGGCCCGAGGCGCTCGCCGTCGCCGCGATGGTGCCCGGGGAGCAGCGCGGCGCCATCGCCGCGCTCGCCGCCCGCCAGCCGCGGGACCGGCTCGACTCGCTGGTGCGGACGGTGGCCGAGGAGGGCCTGTGGGAGTCGCTGCTCCCGCTGGTGGCGCTGCTCGGCGAGGAGGACCGCCGGGCGGTCGCCGTGCTCCCCGCACTGACCGACCCCGCGGTCCTGGCCGGGGTCGTACCGGCCGTCGTGGCGACCGCGCTGTGGGCGGAGTTCCTGCCGCTGGTCGAGCTGCTGCCCGAGCGGTCCCGCACGGTCGTCGCCGAGGCCGCGAGCTCCCTCACGGACGAGGAGCTGGACGCGCTGGCCCGCGAGGTCGACAAGCGGAACCTGTGGGAACTGGTTTTGCCCCTGGACGAGTTGATGACTGACCCGGTCAAGGAACGCATCTTCGCGCTGCCGGCCTTCCAGGACCAGGGCGACGGGGCATAGGCCCGGCGCCGCAGTTCCTCGACGCCGTATGGGTGCACAGGAACAGCGTCCTTTCGGTCACCCACTTTCCGGCCAGGCGGCTATCCGGTCGCACGCATTCCATTTCTTTCGGAGCCGGACACCGACAGGGCGTACGGCCGCGACTGGTGCGCCGAGTCCGCAGGGCGCAAGGATCCGCGAAGGAATGCCTGGCCGTGCCACCGGGAATCCGGAATCGCCCACGGAGAAATAAGAAGGCGGATTCCGCTAAGCTGTCCGACCGGTCGGCAGAACGAGGGAATTCCCGATTGTGAGGGGCGCGCACGGGACGTTCCGTCATCGTCATCGGAAACGGAGCAGGGCCCGAAAGCGGAGAGGTCTGTGCCCGGGAGATGTTCCTGGGCGCACCGAATTCACCTACCGGCTCCCGGCGAGCCGGGACCCGGGCGGGCCTTGGGCCGACCCGCCCATGGCGGGGGCGCTCCTGCCTGCCACAGCGGGACGAACGGCGCCCGGTGTCCAGGATGAACAGGGCGAAGAGATTCGGGATGAGTTTTGTCGCATGGAGGCCGCGATTGGAATCGAACCAATGTAAGCCGCTTTGCAGGCGGCTCCCTGACCACTCGGGCACGCGGCCGTGAAGGTATTGCCCCCCGGCCTTGGTGTTGACGTCTGACGTGGCACCGACGTTACGTCGATGATCCGGTACAGCGTCAACGGCTGTCCAAATGCTGAACATTGCAGGAGTATGAACAGGCCAACTCCGGGAATGTTGGCCAGAACCCACGGATCAGTGTTGTTGCCATCCTCCTCACACTGCTAGGACTTACGGCTGTCCGGACCCGTCGCGTCTGAGCGAAGCAATGCTTCGCGGTGAATGCAGCTTCTGCGTGGCCAGT
Coding sequences:
- the gltB gene encoding glutamate synthase large subunit, encoding MRSDAWSPMDGRPAQQGMYDPRNEHDACGVGFVATLTGVASHELVEQALTVLRNLEHRGATGSEPDSGDGAGILLQVPDAFLREVTDFELPETGSYAVGIGFLPLEETAEAVSRIETIAGEEGLTVLGWREVPVTPELLGNGARATMPAFRQLFVSDGSTSGIALDRKAFVLRKRAEREAGVYFPSLSARTIVYKGMLTTGQLEPFFPDLSDRRCATAVALVHSRFSTNTFPSWPLAHPYRFVAHNGEINTVKGNRNWMVARESQLASNLFNSGAGKIDRIFPVCTPDASDSASFDEVLELLHLGGRSLPHSVLMMVPEAWENHESMDPARRAFYQFHATMMEPWDGPACITFTDGTQVGAVLDRNGLRPGRYWVTDDGLVVLSSEVGVLDIDPAKVVRKGRLQPGKMFLVDTAEHRIIEDDEIKAALAAENPYKEWLEAGEIELEDLPEREHIVHTHASVTRRQQTFGYTEEELRVILAPMARTGGEPLGSMGTDSPIAALSERPRLLFDYFTQLFAQVTNPPLDAIREELVTSLRSTLGPASNLLEPTAASCRTVTLPFPVIDNDELAKLIHINADGDMPGMKAATLSGLYRVSGGGDALAARIEAICKETDAAIEGGARLIVLSDRHSDAEHAPIPSLLLTAAVHHHLIRTKQRTQVGLLVEAGDVREVHHVALLIGYGAAAVNPYLAMESVEDLVRAGTFIEGLEPEQAIRNLIYALGKGVLKVMSKMGISTVASYRGAQVFEAVGLEEAFVQKYFIGTATKIGGAGLDVVAKEVAARHAKAYPASGVPSAHRALEIGGEYQWRREGEPHLFDPETVFRLQHATRTKRYDIFKKYTDRVNEQSERLMTLRGLFGFNSDRPSISIDEVEPVSEIVKRFSTGAMSYGSISREAHETLAIAMNQLGGKSNTGEGGEDADRLYDPARRSSIKQVASGRFGVTSEYLVNADDIQIKMAQGAKPGEGGQLPGHKVYPWVAKTRHSTPGVGLISPPPHHDIYSIEDLAQLIHDLKNANPAARIHVKLVSEVGVGTVAAGVSKAHADVVLISGHDGGTGASPLTSLKHAGGPWELGLAETQQTLLLNGLRDRIVVQTDGQLKTGRDVIIAALLGAEEFGFATAPLVVSGCVMMRVCHLDTCPVGIATQNPVLRDRFSGKPEFVVNFFEFIAEEVREILAELGFRTIEEAVGHAELLDTDRAVTHWKAQGLDLEPLFYVPELPEGAVRHAVIAQDHGLAKALDNELIKLASDALEAESAEAAQPVRAQIAIRNINRTVGTMLGHEVTKKFGGAGLPDDTVDITFTGSAGQSFGAFLPSGVTLRLEGDANDYVGKGLSGGRVIVRPDRGADHLAEYSTIAGNTIAYGATGGELFLRGRTGERFCVRNSGATVVSEGVGDHGCEYMTGGRAVVLGETGRNFAAGMSGGIAYVIDLDRDNVNSGNLNAIEAPSDTDKQWLHDVVRRHFEETGSTVAEKLLADWSVNADRFSKIIPTTYKAVLAAKDAAELAGLSEQETTEKMMEAATNG
- a CDS encoding glutamate synthase subunit beta, whose amino-acid sequence is MADPKGFLTTGREVAKTRPVGERLKDWNEVYVPGSLLPIISKQAGRCMDCGIPFCHNGCPLGNLIPEWNDYAYREDWSAASERLHATNNFPEFTGRLCPAPCESACVLGINQPAVTIKNVEVSIIDKAWDTGDVRPQAPERLSGKTVAVIGSGPAGLAAAQQLTRAGHTVAVYERADRIGGLLRYGIPEFKMEKVHINRRIEQMRAEGTKFRTEVEIGRDIDAAKLRKRYDAVVIAAGATVSRDLPVPGRELNGIHFAMEYLPLANKVQEGDFVAPPITAEGKHVVVIGGGDTGADCVGTAHRQGAASVTQLEIMPRPGDERTAGQPWPTFPMLYKVTSAHEEGGERVYSVSTTHFEGDEDGNVQFLHLVEVEFVEGKLTQKPGTERKIPAQLVTLAMGFTGTDQANGLVQQFGLELDERGNVARDADFATNVDGVFVAGDAGRGQSLIVWAIAEGRSAARGVDRFLTGASDLPAPIRPTDRALMV